The following nucleotide sequence is from Anguilla rostrata isolate EN2019 chromosome 3, ASM1855537v3, whole genome shotgun sequence.
AAGGGCGCTGTTCCCTGTAGACCAAATAGAGAACCCAATGTCCCGGTACAGTGATgaggacactgtgctgtagaaggtGACGTCCTTCAGAAGAGTTAAACCTAGGTCCTGGTCCTGACATCaaccctggtgtcctggccaaattcccatAAAACTGTCTTTCTACATGGCTGCACAATCTCTCGCATTCTCTACCACATTGATTCTCCAGGTTGTCACCAGCTTGGTTAAATTtaagatgacattttaaataaataaaataactgtagtgatgggagggagggaaactGCTCATTTCGCTTGTTCCCCATTTTGTCTGTTATCATCCTGTTGCCAGAGAATGTGCGGACATCATGACCGCCGGCACCCGTCGGTGCATCGTGGTGTCCACTCTGGCCGAGGCATCCTTCTACGCCGACCACGGCTACGATGACATCCTGTACGCCTACCCCCTGCCGTTCGACAAGGTGGAGCGCTGTGCGGAACTCTCGGAGCGCCTCACGCTATTCCACGTGTTGGTGGACAACAGCGCcgccctggaggagctgaagaagcGACCTCTGAAGAGGGGCAAACTTTGGCACGTATGGCTGAAGCTGGACTGTGCAAACGGGAGAGGTGAGGGCAGGTGGGCATGGTGTCTCTGGGTTGTCCATGGTCAATAAAATTGCTCTTTATTCACTCTATAGGAAAATGAAGTGTTCTTTCATATTGGGAGGTTTTTCCTGCTGTGCTTTTTGGGTCACTGCAGTCCAATGACAAGCACATGAACATACATAGTTGagtgtttaaattaaataaaaatatatgaatattcatgattGTGCCTAAAGAATATTTAGGCCTTTAAGGCACCTTAGTTGATTGAAATAGTTTGTTAGGATGTACTTTTCCTAAGTGATATTCCTTCTGTTTGCTACagtatttcgttttttttttttttttttttttttttacaatatgaaGTACACTTCCTAGCTCCAATTAAACATAGAGCGCATTATCTTGTTTTACATGGTAGTAATGGGGTAAAATGTCTGCCGGGAGCTAAGTTATCTGAAATTCTTTTCCAGCTGGAGTTCCCCACTCAGAGCCGGCTGCCTTGCAGCTCGCACAGGCCATATCTGAAAGTCCGGGCGTGGAGCTGACTGGGATCTACACCCACTGTGGAAACACCTACAGCTGCTCTGGAGAAGAAGAAATCAGGGCTGTTGCTCAAGACACTACAACCTTCACCCTGCAGTTCATGGAGAAGTAAGGTCCCTGTCTGTGCCTGGTATAGTAATCACTgaagtttaaatttaaattataaattaaaattgcTGCACTATTTTGCTTCCAAACTGGCATGTCGAGTTCAGGCAGTTATGCACTGTGTACTGATGGGCCATACAGCTCAGATGGAATCCAGAGCATGCCAGTACCAACTGTGTCCAGGAGCCCTATAGGGCAACAGATTCTGAGCCATAGCCCCACCCAAGCATCTGGCTGCCCCAGATGTCTCTGTTGCAGTCTTCTGGTGCACTAACTGCAATTCAGCTGATGAATTGCTGAGTAAAGCTGAAATTGCAGCAAGGGTACAGTCCTCAATTATTCTTGTGAATTCCAAATTGAGGAGAAAACATTGGGAATAAAAATTTCTTATAAAAAGCAACACTGTTTAAATTGACAGAGAGATGTTCAAAATCTCAGATCAGAAATCTGCAGTGTCTAATACATGTTGGTCTCCTGACTCGGAATAAGTAGTCTAAATAAAATGGCAGCTTTCATTGATTGACATACTTGATATGTTTATTATCACATTATTACTTACCCATTATCCTGACTTTGCAGTTGTATGTCTATGTATGTACGCatatctgtctctttctttaaGACTGCAGGCAAATGGAATTCACTGCTCCAAGTCCAGCATTGGCTCCACCCCTTCCTGCAGCCAACCAGTCCCAGACATGGCAATGCTTAGTGAGGTGCATCCTGGGAACTATGTCTTCTATGGTgaggaaaaaactaaattatgAGAATGTAGACCCTGACAAGTAACGTTACAAAGTGACCCTGTTGTGCATGGTTTCATAGAACACTACCCAGCACTGTGTATATCCATGCAAACTTTCAACCAAAGCACACCAGTATTCTGGGGGGGCAGtgtcaaagctgttttaaaTCATTGTTTCAGTATTGTTTTAACAATATTGACACTGCACCCCAGAATACTGGCGGGCTGTGGTTGAGACTTGGCATGGTTATACGCAGTTGGTGTACTTCAGTATAAAGTAGCTTTCAGTGAAACAAGTCTGTGGATGTTCGTTAGTAACTGtggcattatatttggaaagactTTGCTGTTGCGTTTTTCGAATGTAAATTTTTGACACCATAAAAACTTGGTCCTGTAGAGGTCCATTCTATTATGGCAAGCTGCACTGAATCTCTAGAAAACTCATCAAATCTCAGAAAAATTACCTGGATGGATAGATAACACTCTAGGATGGATAAGAAACAtagctttatttcatttttgggtgaactgcctctttaacagacattttaaaaactggtcAGACTGTTCTAGAATAGGATATTAAAGATGTTTGTTTGACTGTAGATGTCCAGCAGTTAATGATTGGCTCCTGTAAGCTGGAGGATGTGGCTGTCAGGGTGATTACCAGGGTCGTAGGCCACTACCCTCACAGGAACCAGATGTTGGTGGACTGTGGCTGGGCAGGGCTGAGTCTTGACAGCGGTGGCCGCCTACCGAC
It contains:
- the zgc:162816 gene encoding D-serine dehydratase isoform X1; this translates as MHLCSVVRTRRNVGYLESDRGAVATELQERTINVNASDTLRFRECFLKALSSCTMAGKSIQDLLTPALTVDLLKVKRNAQVMLERFQKLGVQLRPHMKTHKTLECADIMTAGTRRCIVVSTLAEASFYADHGYDDILYAYPLPFDKVERCAELSERLTLFHVLVDNSAALEELKKRPLKRGKLWHVWLKLDCANGRAGVPHSEPAALQLAQAISESPGVELTGIYTHCGNTYSCSGEEEIRAVAQDTTTFTLQFMEKLQANGIHCSKSSIGSTPSCSQPVPDMAMLSEVHPGNYVFYDVQQLMIGSCKLEDVAVRVITRVVGHYPHRNQMLVDCGWAGLSLDSGGRLPTGYAVIEGHPDLKLLSMTQEHGRVEPISGKLDYEKFPLGSLLSLIPYHACATAVMHPVYFVHSDGVVVDTWTPTRGW
- the zgc:162816 gene encoding D-serine dehydratase isoform X2, whose product is MAGKSIQDLLTPALTVDLLKVKRNAQVMLERFQKLGVQLRPHMKTHKTLECADIMTAGTRRCIVVSTLAEASFYADHGYDDILYAYPLPFDKVERCAELSERLTLFHVLVDNSAALEELKKRPLKRGKLWHVWLKLDCANGRAGVPHSEPAALQLAQAISESPGVELTGIYTHCGNTYSCSGEEEIRAVAQDTTTFTLQFMEKLQANGIHCSKSSIGSTPSCSQPVPDMAMLSEVHPGNYVFYDVQQLMIGSCKLEDVAVRVITRVVGHYPHRNQMLVDCGWAGLSLDSGGRLPTGYAVIEGHPDLKLLSMTQEHGRVEPISGKLDYEKFPLGSLLSLIPYHACATAVMHPVYFVHSDGVVVDTWTPTRGW